One part of the Mangrovibacillus cuniculi genome encodes these proteins:
- a CDS encoding response regulator transcription factor has translation MEDKMKILVVDDEERIRRLLKMYLEREGYEVTEAEDGITALQLGVDFHFDCILLDVMMPGMDGMEVCEGIREKKNTPIIMLTAKGEEANRVQGFELGTDDYIVKPFSPREVILRVKALLRRTNSATLVNPEPRAKDVLVFPHLTIDNDAHRVTADGVEVSLTPKEYELLHFLAKTPDKVFDRENLLKEVWQYEFFGDLRTVDTHVKRLREKLNKVSEPAAKMIVTVWGVGYKFEVVQ, from the coding sequence ATGGAAGATAAAATGAAAATATTAGTAGTAGATGATGAAGAAAGAATCCGTCGACTTTTAAAAATGTATTTAGAACGGGAAGGATATGAAGTGACAGAAGCGGAAGACGGTATAACAGCCTTGCAGCTGGGTGTTGATTTCCATTTTGATTGTATATTATTGGACGTTATGATGCCAGGAATGGATGGTATGGAGGTGTGTGAAGGGATAAGAGAAAAGAAAAATACACCCATTATCATGCTAACAGCTAAAGGGGAAGAAGCAAATAGAGTGCAAGGCTTTGAGCTTGGCACAGATGATTATATTGTTAAACCGTTTTCTCCTCGTGAAGTCATCTTACGGGTAAAGGCATTGTTACGTAGAACTAACTCCGCTACATTAGTTAATCCAGAACCTCGTGCAAAAGATGTATTGGTGTTTCCACATCTGACGATTGATAATGATGCACACCGTGTAACAGCTGACGGAGTAGAGGTGAGCTTAACACCTAAAGAGTACGAACTGTTGCATTTTTTAGCTAAGACGCCGGATAAGGTGTTTGATCGTGAAAACCTACTAAAAGAAGTCTGGCAATATGAGTTTTTTGGAGACCTTCGAACGGTAGACACACATGTAAAAAGGTTGAGAGAAAAATTAAACAAAGTGTCAGAACCTGCTGCTAAAATGATTGTTACTGTTTGGGGAGTAGGGTATAAGTTTGAGGTAGTGCAATAA
- the ccsB gene encoding c-type cytochrome biogenesis protein CcsB, whose protein sequence is MYTISSTLLYGAFVLYLISIALIAGSVKGTKDSKVNRFGKWGIGLTTIGFILQLGYFVVRWIAAGHAPVSNLFEFTTFFGMMLVGAFLLLFSIYRTTILGLAALPIAVLVIAYASMFPREVSPLIPALQSNWLAIHVITAALGEAILAISCAAGLLYLLKNVNQSKKSGKTTALELVLYGLVATVAFILITTVSSLSGFSSEMTWVDKAGETQDMDFTLPPVFGPNEYSIVNGSTFKPLIEVPAIINAKKLNTFVLSLIGGVILYWIIRLISRKRIGALIQPLVKNANNEVLDEINYRSVIIGFPVFTLGALIFAMIWAQIAWTRFWGWDPKEVWALVTWLFYAAYLHLRLGAGWSGERSAWLAVIGFVIIMFNLIVVNLVIAGLHSYA, encoded by the coding sequence TTGTATACAATTAGTTCAACATTGTTGTATGGAGCTTTTGTTCTTTATTTAATTTCCATTGCCTTAATTGCTGGAAGTGTAAAAGGAACGAAAGACAGTAAAGTAAATCGTTTTGGAAAATGGGGAATAGGATTAACTACCATTGGATTTATTTTGCAATTAGGATATTTCGTTGTTAGATGGATAGCTGCTGGGCATGCTCCTGTAAGTAATCTATTTGAATTTACAACCTTTTTTGGCATGATGTTAGTCGGAGCTTTCTTATTGTTATTCTCTATTTATCGAACAACTATTCTTGGTTTGGCTGCCTTACCAATTGCTGTGTTAGTAATTGCCTATGCAAGTATGTTCCCAAGAGAAGTTTCGCCACTAATTCCAGCGCTACAAAGTAATTGGTTAGCAATCCATGTAATTACAGCGGCACTAGGAGAAGCTATTTTAGCTATTTCTTGTGCAGCAGGATTATTGTATCTACTAAAAAATGTTAACCAATCAAAGAAGTCAGGTAAAACAACTGCATTAGAGCTTGTACTATATGGCTTAGTTGCTACTGTTGCATTTATTCTTATCACTACTGTCTCTTCTTTAAGTGGCTTCTCTTCAGAGATGACGTGGGTAGACAAAGCGGGTGAAACGCAGGACATGGATTTTACTCTTCCTCCTGTTTTTGGTCCAAATGAATATTCCATTGTGAACGGCTCTACTTTTAAACCACTAATAGAGGTACCTGCTATTATAAATGCAAAGAAACTGAACACGTTTGTTCTTTCTTTAATAGGTGGAGTGATCCTATATTGGATTATTAGACTAATTTCCAGAAAACGTATCGGTGCACTAATACAACCTTTGGTGAAAAATGCAAACAACGAAGTACTGGATGAAATAAATTATCGTTCCGTAATAATAGGTTTTCCTGTATTTACGTTAGGAGCATTGATTTTCGCAATGATTTGGGCACAGATTGCATGGACAAGATTCTGGGGATGGGATCCAAAAGAGGTATGGGCTCTAGTGACTTGGTTATTTTATGCAGCCTATCTTCATTTACGCTTAGGAGCTGGCTGGAGCGGAGAACGCTCTGCTTGGTTAGCTGTTATTGGTTTCGTTATTATCATGTTCAACTTAATTGTTGTGAACCTTGTAATTGCAGGCCTACATTCATATGCTTAA
- the resB gene encoding cytochrome c biogenesis protein ResB gives MKNITCECGHINTYGTVLCQACGQALTEEAKKEAIHDMRYEGSARRSQTYNKTIIDQIWNFFSSVKVGVTIIIVTLIASAIGTIFPQEMYIPPNINPAVHYADQYGSLGTLYYTLGFHNLYSSWWYLLLIGMLGTSIIIASLDRGIPLYKSLKNQRVTRHDQFMKKQRLVNSVSSSTIKEEDYELVKEKLKKKRYKIREENGNILAEKNRFSRWGAYVNHVGLIIFLIGGVLRFVPGFYVDELLWIEEGETYEIPGTDKEYSLKNEQFIFEQYQQGEAPEVFDAALERNGIIAKNFQSNVVLYKNGENGEQTEVKKDQIRVNEPLKFDGFAVYQVDFRLNQFQKMSFSLDSKADPSKSYGSFTVDLFNPARTYELNDGAKVELKGYYPDYAGINANGEPESKSPVPNNPAFLFSMITPETPNGETAFLGIQQNVEPLGENQFKLSFAGLDTRNISGLTIRKDLTLWVLALGGLIFMIGVMQGSYWNHRRLWIKRSGEITYISGLTNKNWLGLKRELDGVMEGTGFPLLHDQREQFNERKEGTA, from the coding sequence ATGAAAAATATTACATGTGAATGCGGTCACATAAATACATATGGAACAGTCCTTTGTCAGGCGTGTGGACAAGCACTGACAGAAGAAGCAAAAAAAGAAGCGATCCATGATATGCGTTATGAAGGAAGTGCTAGACGTTCCCAAACGTATAACAAAACGATTATAGATCAAATTTGGAACTTTTTCTCTTCTGTAAAAGTTGGAGTAACGATTATCATTGTCACACTAATTGCTTCAGCTATAGGAACTATTTTTCCACAAGAAATGTATATACCTCCTAATATTAATCCTGCCGTTCACTATGCAGATCAATATGGATCTTTAGGTACGCTTTATTACACATTAGGATTTCATAATCTCTATAGTTCATGGTGGTACTTACTACTTATTGGTATGCTAGGAACCTCTATTATTATTGCTAGTTTAGATAGAGGTATCCCTTTATACAAATCTCTTAAAAATCAGCGAGTAACTCGACATGATCAATTCATGAAAAAGCAACGTTTAGTTAACTCTGTTTCTTCTAGTACGATCAAAGAGGAAGATTATGAGCTGGTAAAAGAAAAGTTGAAGAAAAAGCGATACAAAATACGAGAAGAGAATGGTAACATACTGGCTGAAAAAAATAGATTCTCTAGGTGGGGAGCTTATGTAAACCACGTTGGATTAATCATATTTTTAATCGGAGGAGTTTTACGATTTGTTCCAGGGTTTTATGTAGATGAATTACTCTGGATCGAAGAAGGAGAAACCTACGAAATACCAGGAACGGATAAAGAGTATTCGCTTAAAAATGAACAATTTATCTTTGAACAATACCAACAAGGTGAAGCCCCAGAAGTGTTTGATGCAGCATTAGAGAGGAACGGGATCATAGCTAAGAACTTCCAATCAAATGTCGTGCTGTATAAAAACGGAGAAAATGGTGAACAGACAGAAGTTAAAAAAGACCAAATCCGTGTAAATGAGCCTCTGAAATTTGATGGATTTGCCGTGTACCAAGTTGATTTTCGTTTAAATCAATTTCAGAAAATGTCATTTTCTTTAGATAGCAAAGCAGATCCTTCTAAGTCTTATGGAAGTTTTACTGTCGATCTATTTAATCCAGCTAGAACCTATGAATTAAATGATGGAGCAAAGGTTGAATTGAAGGGGTATTATCCTGATTATGCCGGTATCAATGCAAATGGAGAACCAGAATCGAAATCTCCAGTACCGAATAATCCAGCGTTTCTTTTTTCTATGATAACTCCAGAAACACCAAATGGGGAAACAGCTTTCCTTGGCATACAACAAAATGTAGAGCCTTTAGGAGAAAATCAGTTTAAATTATCTTTCGCTGGACTAGATACAAGAAATATATCTGGTTTAACCATCAGAAAAGATTTAACTTTATGGGTATTAGCACTCGGAGGTCTAATATTCATGATTGGGGTAATGCAAGGTTCATACTGGAATCATCGAAGACTCTGGATAAAGCGTTCAGGTGAAATAACATATATTTCTGGTTTAACAAATAAAAACTGGCTTGGCTTGAAACGTGAGCTAGATGGTGTGATGGAAGGAACAGGTTTCCCTCTGCTACATGACCAACGAGAACAATTTAACGAGCGTAAGGAGGGGACAGCGTAA
- the resA gene encoding thiol-disulfide oxidoreductase ResA — MSHKKKQRLWIRTGILLVLALAIAYTLYANYSSEQKKMISTGDMAPNFTLTSVDGSQISLEDYKGKGVFLNFWGTWCKPCKEEMPYMQELSEVYRDKGVEILAVNVGEPLFQVENFISQYGLTFDVVLDGNRDVVKQYGVIPLPTTFLISPEGEVVDVIESTMTKEEIDRHLQSIMP; from the coding sequence ATGAGCCACAAAAAAAAGCAACGCCTTTGGATACGCACAGGAATCTTATTAGTCCTTGCTTTAGCCATTGCGTATACTTTATATGCTAATTACAGCAGCGAGCAAAAGAAGATGATCTCCACTGGAGATATGGCTCCTAATTTTACTTTAACTTCCGTAGATGGAAGTCAAATTAGTTTAGAAGATTATAAGGGTAAAGGGGTTTTCTTAAATTTTTGGGGAACTTGGTGTAAACCTTGTAAGGAAGAGATGCCTTATATGCAAGAATTGTCGGAAGTTTATCGTGATAAGGGTGTAGAGATTTTAGCAGTGAATGTAGGCGAACCTTTATTTCAAGTGGAAAACTTTATCTCGCAATATGGCTTAACATTTGATGTAGTGCTTGATGGAAACCGTGATGTGGTGAAACAATATGGGGTGATTCCACTCCCTACAACATTCTTGATTTCTCCAGAAGGGGAGGTAGTAGATGTGATTGAATCTACTATGACCAAGGAAGAAATTGATCGGCATTTACAAAGTATCATGCCATAA
- a CDS encoding pseudouridine synthase — translation MERLQKVIAHAGIASRRKAEELIQNGAVKVNGKVIRELGVKVTDTDRIEVNGVQIETEEKVYFLMYKPAGVLSAATDDKGRKTVVDLLPEIKERIYPVGRLDYQTTGLLLLTNDGEFANKLMHPKFEIPKTYIARVKGIPTRESLRMLEKGIKLEDGKTAPAKLKFLSGEKDKDKAIIQITIHEGRNRQVRRMFEAIGHPVQKLKREQFGFLTLGFLKAGETRELSPHEVKQLHAMAEGGAKRNLN, via the coding sequence TTGGAAAGATTACAAAAAGTTATTGCACATGCTGGCATCGCTTCTCGTCGTAAAGCTGAAGAGTTGATTCAAAATGGTGCAGTTAAAGTAAATGGTAAAGTAATTCGTGAATTAGGAGTAAAAGTAACGGATACAGACCGTATAGAAGTAAATGGTGTGCAAATTGAAACAGAAGAAAAAGTATATTTCTTAATGTATAAACCTGCTGGCGTCTTATCGGCTGCTACAGACGATAAAGGGCGAAAAACAGTAGTAGATCTTCTACCTGAAATCAAAGAAAGAATCTACCCTGTTGGTCGACTAGATTATCAGACGACTGGTCTGTTATTACTTACGAACGATGGAGAGTTTGCAAACAAACTAATGCATCCAAAGTTTGAGATCCCTAAGACGTACATTGCTCGTGTAAAAGGAATCCCAACACGAGAAAGTTTACGTATGTTAGAAAAAGGAATTAAACTAGAAGATGGTAAAACAGCACCAGCCAAGCTAAAGTTCTTATCTGGTGAAAAAGATAAGGATAAAGCAATTATCCAAATAACGATTCATGAAGGTCGTAATCGCCAAGTAAGACGTATGTTTGAAGCAATTGGACACCCGGTGCAAAAACTGAAGCGTGAACAATTTGGATTCCTAACGCTTGGTTTCTTAAAAGCAGGTGAAACTAGAGAGTTATCCCCTCATGAAGTGAAACAATTACACGCCATGGCTGAGGGCGGAGCGAAACGTAACTTGAATTAA
- a CDS encoding spore maturation protein has protein sequence MQAMTTISMYLIPFLIAFILLYGTYKRVPTYESFVEGGKEGISIAVSIIPFLIGMLVAITVFRASGALGFFTGLLAIPLSYLGVPSDIIPLALIRPISGTAALGMMSDLTATFGPDSYIGRLAATLQGSTDTTFYVLTVYFGAVGIKKMGDALKVGLLADLVGIIASIVVVTWLFA, from the coding sequence ATGCAAGCTATGACAACCATTTCTATGTATTTAATTCCCTTTCTTATTGCTTTTATCTTATTATATGGGACCTATAAAAGAGTCCCGACGTATGAAAGTTTTGTAGAAGGTGGAAAAGAGGGTATTTCGATTGCTGTTTCAATTATTCCTTTTCTAATTGGAATGTTGGTTGCTATTACTGTGTTCCGGGCGTCTGGAGCGTTAGGTTTTTTCACAGGGTTACTTGCTATTCCTCTATCTTATTTGGGTGTACCATCGGACATTATTCCATTAGCATTAATTAGACCGATTTCTGGTACAGCTGCTTTAGGAATGATGAGTGATCTAACAGCAACGTTTGGACCGGATTCCTACATTGGTCGATTAGCAGCTACACTTCAAGGTAGTACGGACACAACTTTCTATGTTTTAACAGTATACTTTGGAGCTGTAGGGATAAAGAAAATGGGAGATGCCCTAAAGGTGGGACTGCTAGCAGACTTAGTAGGTATCATTGCTTCCATAGTAGTGGTTACCTGGTTATTTGCGTAA
- a CDS encoding nucleoside recognition domain-containing protein, with protein MVNIIWVVMLVMGLLFALVNGTMNEVNAAIFSSANEAVTLCIGLISVLVFWLGLMRIAQDAGLLDKLGLLFRPIISKLFPEVPANHPAMGYILSNMMANMFGLGNAATPLGIKAMEQLKELNGNKPVVSRSMITFLAINTSSITLIPTTVIAIRMKYGADNPTDIVGPTILATLISGIAAIFIDRYFYFRRVRKGME; from the coding sequence ATGGTTAACATCATATGGGTCGTTATGCTAGTGATGGGTTTACTCTTTGCGCTGGTGAACGGAACAATGAATGAAGTTAATGCAGCCATCTTCTCTTCAGCAAACGAAGCGGTAACGTTATGTATAGGATTAATTAGCGTGTTGGTCTTTTGGTTGGGTTTAATGAGAATTGCCCAAGATGCTGGTCTATTAGATAAACTAGGGCTGCTATTTCGTCCAATTATTAGCAAATTATTCCCAGAGGTTCCAGCGAACCACCCAGCGATGGGATATATATTATCCAATATGATGGCAAACATGTTTGGACTAGGAAATGCAGCCACTCCTTTAGGGATTAAAGCAATGGAACAGTTAAAAGAATTAAATGGTAACAAACCGGTTGTTAGTAGGTCGATGATTACGTTCTTAGCAATAAATACTTCTAGCATAACCCTTATTCCGACAACCGTTATTGCAATTAGAATGAAATACGGAGCCGATAACCCTACAGATATTGTAGGACCTACTATATTAGCAACTTTAATTTCTGGAATAGCAGCCATTTTTATTGATCGGTATTTTTATTTTAGGAGAGTAAGAAAGGGGATGGAATAA
- a CDS encoding D-alanyl-D-alanine carboxypeptidase family protein, whose amino-acid sequence MTKRKWWAIVLVSALLISLIPIKEVQAVSVSSRNAVLLDQDSGRILFEKDAHNKERIASITKIMTAIIAVESGMMQNTVTVSDKAAFTEGSSLYLKPGQKEKLQDLVYGLMLRSGNDAAVAIAEHVGGSLEGFVYLMNEKAELIGMKNTHFANPHGLDDHENHVSTAYDMAILMQYAMKNEEFAIISGTEAYRSKDPSADWDRVWKNKNRLLTEKYQYCTGGKTGYTKRAKRTLVTTASQGDQNLIVVTLNGPDDWNDHIQLYEYGFQNYDNKVFFAEGEEVKVEDKFYQGHLSVEHNVMYPIHKDKEEEVKVDIQVIKPKWDEEKDVPKHIGNLSLTLNNQIVSSAPIIFSYEKSEEKKSFFEWFKGIFSTMIGLNYNG is encoded by the coding sequence ATGACTAAAAGAAAATGGTGGGCCATTGTGTTAGTAAGTGCGCTCCTTATTAGTTTAATTCCTATTAAAGAAGTACAAGCAGTATCTGTAAGCTCTAGAAATGCGGTCTTGTTAGATCAAGATTCTGGTCGGATCTTATTTGAAAAAGATGCTCATAACAAAGAAAGAATTGCATCGATCACCAAAATTATGACTGCAATTATTGCTGTTGAATCCGGTATGATGCAAAACACCGTTACAGTCAGTGATAAAGCTGCATTTACAGAAGGTAGCTCCCTATATTTAAAACCTGGACAAAAAGAAAAATTACAAGACTTGGTTTACGGTTTGATGTTACGCTCTGGTAATGATGCAGCTGTTGCGATTGCGGAACATGTTGGAGGGAGTTTAGAAGGTTTTGTTTATTTAATGAATGAAAAAGCAGAACTAATTGGCATGAAAAATACTCATTTTGCTAACCCACATGGATTAGATGATCATGAAAATCATGTCTCCACTGCTTATGACATGGCTATCTTAATGCAATACGCTATGAAAAATGAAGAGTTTGCAATTATTTCTGGAACGGAAGCGTACCGTTCTAAAGATCCTTCGGCTGATTGGGATCGTGTATGGAAAAATAAAAACAGGCTACTTACAGAAAAATACCAATACTGTACAGGTGGTAAAACTGGTTATACAAAGAGAGCAAAACGCACGCTCGTTACAACAGCATCTCAAGGAGATCAAAATTTAATTGTTGTTACCTTAAATGGTCCCGATGATTGGAATGACCATATCCAGCTATACGAGTATGGATTTCAAAATTATGATAATAAAGTGTTTTTTGCAGAAGGAGAAGAAGTAAAAGTAGAAGACAAATTTTATCAGGGGCATTTGTCTGTTGAACACAATGTTATGTATCCTATCCATAAAGATAAAGAAGAAGAGGTAAAAGTAGATATCCAAGTGATTAAACCAAAATGGGATGAAGAAAAAGATGTTCCTAAGCATATAGGAAATCTCTCTCTTACACTTAATAATCAAATTGTTTCTAGTGCTCCAATCATCTTTTCCTATGAAAAGTCAGAAGAGAAGAAGTCGTTTTTTGAATGGTTTAAAGGCATCTTCTCAACTATGATAGGGCTTAACTACAATGGTTAA
- a CDS encoding superoxide dismutase, whose amino-acid sequence MKNESYIQAVLEWEKDIAKWILQEDISDQKLLDLHRVLRLEGERLLTNRSSNLHHFEELANQLSSQIQLSFERTNGNVTPIGEHVLPPLPYSYNALEPYIAEEIMRLHHTKHHQSYVTGLNKAEKALQQARETGDFTSVKAESRELAFHGSGHYLHTIFWTNLSPEGGGEPTGRLRKQIEKDFGSYQAFKSHFSEAAKAVEGVGWAILVWAAQPKRLEILQSERHMLLTQWNTIPILALDVWEHAYYLQYENRRPEYVEAFWNVVNWKNVADRLERAKAYIPPTQ is encoded by the coding sequence GTGAAAAATGAATCATACATCCAAGCGGTTTTAGAGTGGGAAAAAGACATTGCGAAATGGATTTTACAAGAAGATATCTCAGATCAAAAATTACTGGATTTGCATCGTGTTCTTCGATTAGAAGGAGAAAGATTATTGACGAATCGATCAAGTAATCTTCATCACTTTGAGGAACTTGCAAATCAATTAAGTTCGCAAATTCAATTAAGTTTCGAAAGAACAAACGGAAATGTTACGCCGATAGGGGAACATGTATTACCTCCACTACCCTATTCGTATAATGCCTTAGAGCCGTATATTGCGGAAGAAATTATGAGATTGCATCATACTAAACATCATCAATCTTATGTAACGGGTTTAAATAAAGCGGAAAAAGCATTACAACAAGCTAGAGAAACTGGAGACTTTACCTCTGTAAAGGCAGAATCAAGAGAACTAGCTTTTCATGGTTCAGGACATTATTTGCACACAATATTTTGGACTAACTTATCTCCAGAAGGTGGGGGTGAACCCACTGGCAGGTTAAGAAAACAGATAGAAAAAGATTTTGGGTCTTATCAAGCGTTTAAAAGCCACTTTTCAGAGGCTGCAAAAGCAGTGGAAGGTGTGGGGTGGGCAATCCTAGTTTGGGCTGCGCAACCTAAGCGATTAGAAATACTACAATCGGAAAGACATATGTTATTAACGCAGTGGAATACGATACCAATTTTAGCCCTAGATGTGTGGGAGCATGCGTATTATTTACAATATGAAAACAGACGACCGGAATATGTAGAAGCATTTTGGAATGTAGTAAACTGGAAAAACGTAGCAGATCGATTAGAAAGAGCCAAAGCATACATTCCTCCTACGCAGTAA
- a CDS encoding DUF3907 family protein, with protein MSNSLIKQQLEDVSLALRDIGEKVEVYANEHSLSSWLAQSSMDQEYGKLIWSAFRKLVVYTNESAVACQWIASNEPFSKQTAEQVLYKVYHQCVEEFFSPKTDVWYENSRSAYTGRNAIKFHQDVPSHFQELIKEIEQPFQSLREELEYYETDYRTKMVQSTKS; from the coding sequence TTGAGTAATTCACTTATTAAGCAACAATTAGAAGATGTCAGTTTAGCTTTAAGAGATATTGGTGAAAAAGTCGAAGTGTATGCAAATGAACACAGTCTTTCTTCTTGGTTAGCACAGTCAAGTATGGATCAAGAGTACGGTAAATTAATTTGGTCTGCATTTAGAAAACTAGTTGTCTATACAAATGAATCTGCTGTAGCATGTCAGTGGATAGCTTCAAACGAACCGTTTTCTAAACAAACGGCAGAACAAGTGCTGTATAAAGTGTATCATCAGTGTGTGGAAGAATTCTTCTCTCCAAAAACAGATGTATGGTATGAGAACAGTAGATCGGCCTACACAGGAAGAAACGCAATTAAATTTCATCAAGACGTTCCGAGTCATTTTCAAGAATTAATCAAAGAAATTGAACAACCATTCCAATCTTTACGTGAAGAATTAGAATACTACGAAACGGACTATCGCACGAAAATGGTTCAATCGACAAAATCATAA
- the scpB gene encoding SMC-Scp complex subunit ScpB — translation MEMIKWKAILESLLFAAGDEGLTLKQICAVMEMEESQASTIVKEMQEDFEADETRGLTVVLLAGTYQLVTKKTHSIYLRRLVESPSVSTLSQAGLETLAIIAYKQPITRVEIEQIRGVKTERPIQTLMAKGLIKDVGRMDAPGRPIMYGTTKEFLDYFNLKEISELPPLPDRVEEDDVQEEADLFFERFQETVDSFDE, via the coding sequence GTGGAAATGATTAAATGGAAGGCGATTTTAGAAAGTCTGCTTTTTGCAGCAGGAGACGAAGGTTTAACCCTAAAGCAGATATGTGCGGTAATGGAAATGGAAGAAAGTCAAGCGAGTACAATAGTGAAAGAGATGCAAGAAGATTTTGAAGCAGATGAAACACGTGGACTAACGGTTGTACTTTTAGCAGGCACGTATCAACTGGTTACAAAAAAAACGCATTCCATTTATTTAAGAAGATTGGTAGAGTCGCCATCTGTATCTACTTTGTCACAAGCAGGTTTAGAAACGTTAGCAATTATTGCTTATAAGCAGCCTATTACAAGGGTTGAAATTGAACAAATTCGTGGTGTTAAGACGGAAAGACCAATTCAAACGCTTATGGCAAAAGGACTAATTAAGGATGTAGGCAGGATGGATGCACCAGGTCGTCCAATAATGTATGGAACAACAAAGGAATTTTTAGATTACTTTAATTTAAAAGAAATTAGTGAATTGCCACCTCTTCCAGACCGAGTAGAAGAAGACGATGTGCAAGAAGAGGCAGATTTATTCTTTGAACGTTTTCAGGAAACTGTAGATTCTTTTGATGAATAA